The following coding sequences are from one Thermostaphylospora chromogena window:
- the cofC gene encoding 2-phospho-L-lactate guanylyltransferase: protein MRVAEGLSWSLVVPVKTLAAAKTRLAAAAGPHRRALAVAVACDTVAAALVTPRVARVLAVTADPAVAGPLAEVGARVVDDPLGGLNAALRRGAAEAVRLAPGDAVGALQADLPALRPAELDRVLTAAGEFEQSFLADAAEVGTTFYGTLPGTPFTPGFGGESRARHLGRGAKEITLDGVPSVRRDVDTPADLEAALALGVGPRTAAVAARILADGSLPGSTRAG, encoded by the coding sequence ATGCGGGTTGCGGAGGGCTTGAGCTGGTCCCTGGTGGTTCCGGTGAAAACGCTGGCCGCCGCGAAGACGCGGCTGGCCGCGGCCGCGGGGCCGCATCGCAGGGCTCTGGCGGTGGCGGTGGCCTGCGACACCGTGGCGGCGGCGCTGGTGACGCCGCGGGTGGCGCGCGTGCTGGCGGTGACCGCCGATCCGGCGGTGGCGGGGCCGCTGGCCGAGGTCGGCGCACGGGTGGTGGACGATCCGCTGGGAGGTCTCAACGCGGCGCTGCGCCGGGGGGCGGCGGAGGCCGTACGGCTGGCGCCCGGTGACGCCGTGGGCGCCCTGCAGGCCGATCTGCCCGCCCTGCGCCCGGCCGAGCTGGACCGCGTGCTGACGGCGGCGGGAGAGTTCGAGCAGTCGTTCCTGGCCGACGCGGCGGAGGTCGGCACCACGTTCTACGGCACGCTGCCGGGGACGCCGTTCACGCCGGGGTTCGGCGGCGAGTCCCGGGCCAGGCATCTGGGGCGCGGCGCGAAGGAGATCACGCTCGACGGCGTCCCGTCGGTGCGCAGGGACGTGGACACCCCCGCCGACCTGGAGGCGGCTCTCGCCTTGGGCGTCGGCCCCCGGACCGCCGCCGTGGCGGCCCGCATCCTCGCCGACGGGTCGCTGCCCGGATCGACGCGGGCGGGTTAG
- a CDS encoding lysophospholipid acyltransferase family protein, translating into MSRPERPPRFWEALAVVLLKPLMLLLIKRDWRGREHIPRTGSVIIAANHLSWTDPVLLSHYLYDSGRWPVFLAKSGIFRVPVLGKIVHWLRAIPVHRGSAEAQQSLTAARQALQNGACVLFYPEGTCTRDPDLWPMTSKTGVARLALTTGVPVIPVAHWGAQELLPYGSKKPRPFPRKTFRVLAGPPVDLSKYEGRPLTAALLREATSDIMAAVTRQLAELRGEKPPDVPYDPRRAGRRE; encoded by the coding sequence TTGAGCCGCCCTGAACGACCCCCCCGGTTCTGGGAAGCCCTGGCCGTCGTCCTCCTGAAACCCCTGATGCTCCTCCTCATCAAGCGCGACTGGCGCGGCCGGGAGCACATCCCCCGCACCGGAAGCGTGATCATCGCGGCCAACCACCTGTCGTGGACGGACCCGGTCCTGCTGTCGCACTACCTGTACGACAGCGGCCGCTGGCCGGTGTTCCTCGCCAAGTCCGGCATCTTCCGTGTGCCGGTGCTCGGCAAGATCGTCCACTGGCTGCGGGCGATCCCCGTCCACCGCGGATCGGCCGAGGCGCAGCAGTCGCTGACGGCCGCGCGGCAGGCCCTGCAGAACGGCGCGTGCGTGCTGTTCTACCCCGAGGGCACCTGCACCCGGGACCCCGACCTGTGGCCGATGACGAGCAAGACCGGCGTCGCCCGGCTGGCGCTGACCACGGGCGTGCCGGTCATACCGGTGGCGCACTGGGGCGCCCAGGAGCTGCTGCCGTACGGGTCGAAGAAACCCCGGCCGTTCCCCCGCAAGACGTTCCGGGTGCTCGCCGGGCCGCCGGTGGACCTGTCGAAGTACGAGGGGCGGCCGCTGACGGCTGCGCTGCTGCGTGAGGCGACGTCGGACATCATGGCGGCGGTCACCCGGCAGCTCGCCGAGCTGCGCGGCGAGAAGCCGCCGGACGTGCCGTACGACCCGAGGAGAGCGGGCAGGCGAGAATGA